The Crassostrea angulata isolate pt1a10 chromosome 1, ASM2561291v2, whole genome shotgun sequence nucleotide sequence AAAGCAAAGGattctcaaaatattgagcAGGAATCTCTTGATATAAAGTCAATGACCAGAGTATTTTGACACTTCAACCTTTGTTCTTGTGACCTTGCAACAATAGAAGTCATTTACATGTCCTCAATATGGGgtataaatgtacaaaattagATGTCTGTATATAAAGCAAAGGGtttctcaaaatattgagcAGAAATCTCTTGATCTAAAGTCAATGACCAGAGTATTTTGACACTTCAACTTTTTTTCTTGTGACCTTTCAACAAATAGGTAATTTATATGTCCTCAATATGGGgtataaatgtacaattttgaTGTCTGTTAAGGTGGTACAGGACACCTCCATTTTGTGACGTATTTCCTATcgaaatcaacaaaataaaatcaagtttaattttattactattttctttccaaaaattgtcACTGCACACTGTAGCACAATGGTTTAGAGCAtaaaatactaaataaatgtaatcTGTAAGTCATAAGTTCGAATCCTGCTGGggcttttacattttttaactattctaaaaattttaaaacattttgtggtcaaaaactttaaaaattgaaaattctaaactggtgaaagtattttgtttattaatgatTAACTTTTATCCCAGTTAATATCGACAATTATGTATAATACCACCTTGAGCAAAGATCTTAATACCATGTTTTGATCAGAGAATACTGGTAACATAACAGAAATGGGGTCAATTACattcaaaagtaattattaaATTACAATCACTTGCTTTAAACCTTCAATTAAATTACTTTTACCTTAACAAGGATTTTctaatgtaattaattaaattacaattactttgcaagtgtaattaattcaattacacattacatttaagaaaaatacatatattgaaCATAAGCAGATTGACATGAAAgtaattgaataattatttgaattacatgtctttttgaaagtaattgaTTAATTTACCATTACGTGTATTTCAAAAATACGTCAATATTacacattactttcaattacatcataatttataattaattacactcaattaccattacaaatgaccattaccccatccctggcTAAACAACAGACTGACCAACCAAATTAATGACAAGTACAGAACAAATGCAACAAGAACATCTTTTGGAATTCAATGATGATTCAGATGGATGAATAGTTTGATCAAAAAATGCTTCTATCATGCTCATCCTTCCTATTAACAATTGTGTATTGTAAATATGTGTATACTATAAATATGacagaaaataaattcaaatatgtTTTCAGGTTTGATGCCCAAGAAACAGACAGTTCTGTAAAATCTTAAACTTAACATCATTTTTAACAAGGATGGAGATTACTGGAAGTGTTTGCAGTAACTTGGTCCTCTCTGTGGAGAGCTATAAATCCTCACCTTGTGATTGGTCATCCATTGTAAAATTAGGCTGTCCATGCTCCATACTCATGCTGTCATCGTTGGATAGATCCGGATCGAATTCTCCAAGGCTATCCCCGCCTGGATCTTGGCTAAAGGAATCATTGGATGGATTCTGGATATAAAGTTCAATGCTTTCTGATTCTGTGGTCTCATCTTCCAACTTCACAATAATGGGCTCTGGAGATGGTGCAGGTCTGCTACATCAAAAGCatttaataatcaaaatataaattctgaAAAGGGCATTAATACTTTTACATTTACCATCACACACCAACTATCAAATGATCAAAAAccaatttaattcatttacctttCTAATAAAATCTTCTCAACTGCATGAGGTACAAATAAGTAATTTTGAACATCATGTTTTTAATGTAATTGAATTGTTTACTGAAAAAACATCATAACAAACCTTTGTTCCTCTGCAGACTTATTTGAACTGACTCTGTTGGTGCTATTTGTATCAGAGTTATGTGTCTTTTCATACAAATTGTGAGCAATATCTGCAGATTTATAACTTGAGCTAGATGGTATGGAAAAAGGCCCATGATCAGATGCTGCTGCCACTGCTGAACCTAAAGCAAATGATCTGTGTATATCTTCTGTTCCTATTCGCTGTTTCTGAACACTTTTTGGTGGACTAGAGCTTAATGGTGATGATCTGACAATGTTTTCTCTGGCAGTGGTTGATGACATGTACTTGTTGGAATCTTCCATATGCCTCACAGTACTTGGTATATGACTATGTCTCTCTGATAAACCCGAGGAGGTCCCCGCCCCCAGAGTGTCACTTCTAGAGTCCTCCATTCTGCCAAATGTATTCTGCTGGTCTCTCCTAATTGACTGTACATCAATGATCTGTATGTCAGAGTTACCTCCCTGCTGATGGGCCACTGACACAGAAGAGCTTGTTTTCAGTGGTGGCAAGTCTGTATTAACAGGCCATCCATCTGGATCTCGAGCTGCTGGTCCAACGTTCACAAGCTCCACACTTTCTTCACTAATGTCAATCACTCCTTCATTCTGACCTCTAGCAGCACCTTGGTCATGTGATCTACTGTAGCTGTCATTCATAGACATGTGATCATCTGGTCGATTTGCTACAAGACTGGAAAAAGGTTGTGATCTAGGTCGTTTTGAGGCAGGACCTGTCATGTTCACATCATCAAACTGTCTCTTGTTGTGAGAATCTGGAGCCATTTTTTGCAAATCTGTTGTATAGACAAATCGAAAATCGACACTGTCTTGTAAATCAAAGTTGAGTCCTTGGTATGAGCTGTAACCTCTCTTTGCATTCATGCATTTTTGAAAGTCAGAACAACATTTTGTTACACTATCCACATGAAGCATCTTTGCAATTTTCTCCACTTCTCTGCAGTTTTCTTCTGTTAACATCATGTATCCTTCATAGAGATACTGCAAAAAAGTATTCACTGCTGCCTCACTGATGTCTGAATTAAGACGCACCTCTAAATGTGAACCCACGGAAGCATTCTCTCTGTCTTGTAACATTGGACAGGCAGCAATTAACACCAGTCTATGAGCctgcaatgaaataaataacaaaacatattCAAATGGAATTAATTACATTCCATGGTGTAATGCAGAACTAGAAACAAAAGTACCAGTACTGAACTGTACATGTCTCATATGTATGGACTTACAGACTACATTGCCATGTTACTCTGTTgcaatgatttattaaatattatgcaCTTATTTCAAAGCCAGCAGAAAATTAACAGAAAATCTTGTCAatacattatttacaaacaaaaaatgcaCATAAAACTAGGAACAAATGTGCAAAATCTCAGACAAGGTAAGGAATACTACACATATAATAGTTTACAAAATTGAATGATTATGTAAACCCTGTGCTGGTGCCTATTTATGagtggtgttcagctttaaagtAACAATCATAAGATGGTGTACTTACCTTTGTTTGAATGTTTCCTGTCTTGATGACTGCGTCACACAGCAGCTGGTTTTTCCACATCTGAGCCACCTGCCTCATGATGGAGCTCGAGTAAATCTGGTTCATGTAAACCTTCTGGTAACTCATCCTGGGTTCTGTGGCTTTTCTGCAATATTGACGAAAAAATTGGATTATATGGGATTATTTTAATATGTGCAgaatttatttatcttatttatttattttactttacacGTCCAAAGAGGTCTATAAATAACATTTCTAAAATTGCAGTCTACTGACACAGCTACATTTCCATCCTTTTGCCTTAGTCTGTTGAACAAGAAATAATGTACATGCAGACCTTTACAATGTGCattttctacatattttttttatttaccagaAAGTTGAACCCAACTGTTTGgttaatgcatatattttgGTCCTTACACGGCTCAAAGTAGACTTTTG carries:
- the LOC128183581 gene encoding uncharacterized protein LOC128183581 isoform X2; its protein translation is MSYQKVYMNQIYSSSIMRQVAQMWKNQLLCDAVIKTGNIQTKAHRLVLIAACPMLQDRENASVGSHLEVRLNSDISEAAVNTFLQYLYEGYMMLTEENCREVEKIAKMLHVDSVTKCCSDFQKCMNAKRGYSSYQGLNFDLQDSVDFRFVYTTDLQKMAPDSHNKRQFDDVNMTGPASKRPRSQPFSSLVANRPDDHMSMNDSYSRSHDQGAARGQNEGVIDISEESVELVNVGPAARDPDGWPVNTDLPPLKTSSSVSVAHQQGGNSDIQIIDVQSIRRDQQNTFGRMEDSRSDTLGAGTSSGLSERHSHIPSTVRHMEDSNKYMSSTTARENIVRSSPLSSSPPKSVQKQRIGTEDIHRSFALGSAVAAASDHGPFSIPSSSSYKSADIAHNLYEKTHNSDTNSTNRVSSNKSAEEQRPAPSPEPIIVKLEDETTESESIELYIQNPSNDSFSQDPGGDSLGEFDPDLSNDDSMSMEHGQPNFTMDDQSQDPAYRSTRHITEEKRKEGNQACKQSCESKGQNRSYYDADNEIRKLSSSMNGLNNRFSQLCESSASIQYMVEELVDSSNTIEKLLINMTPGLSDEPEMEGEDTIVLGNETAVRESNTNESVSLGKELTKENRKTTPTEMESFIAMAAESCKVQAATKTKDSFSDIPKTYRISYATLRELKAGSKNAAVFAGNIIKKLFPELFGPSGLRFKYSFFGGGKLKKNELDRQRKSYMRRYITAMYSEISSEGDWKDIVNRVNEILRRPAQSVPRNSKGSAEKANE
- the LOC128183581 gene encoding myoneurin-like isoform X4 gives rise to the protein MSYQKVYMNQIYSSSIMRQVAQMWKNQLLCDAVIKTGNIQTKAHRLVLIAACPMLQDRENASVGSHLEVRLNSDISEAAVNTFLQYLYEGYMMLTEENCREVEKIAKMLHVDSVTKCCSDFQKCMNAKRGYSSYQGLNFDLQDSVDFRFVYTTDLQKMAPDSHNKRQFDDVNMTGPASKRPRSQPFSSLVANRPDDHMSMNDSYSRSHDQGAARGQNEGVIDISEESVELVNVGPAARDPDGWPVNTDLPPLKTSSSVSVAHQQGGNSDIQIIDVQSIRRDQQNTFGRMEDSRSDTLGAGTSSGLSERHSHIPSTVRHMEDSNKYMSSTTARENIVRSSPLSSSPPKSVQKQRIGTEDIHRSFALGSAVAAASDHGPFSIPSSSSYKSADIAHNLYEKTHNSDTNSTNRVSSNKSAEEQSRPAPSPEPIIVKLEDETTESESIELYIQNPSNDSFSQDPGGDSLGEFDPDLSNDDSMSMEHGQPNFTMDDQSQVIAITRGLQCRYCQQMFSQLEELSNHLQLDERYQGSIQHCTYCNLCFYSTKVYQSHIFAKHSENRNQCPICGVGVKHTCNFRRHVLSHFVEKPYSCDKCGCCFTRKDSLKKHLKKLHFSKKDKSYIRISVE
- the LOC128183581 gene encoding zinc finger protein 180-like isoform X3; this translates as MSYQKVYMNQIYSSSIMRQVAQMWKNQLLCDAVIKTGNIQTKAHRLVLIAACPMLQDRENASVGSHLEVRLNSDISEAAVNTFLQYLYEGYMMLTEENCREVEKIAKMLHVDSVTKCCSDFQKCMNAKRGYSSYQGLNFDLQDSVDFRFVYTTDLQKMAPDSHNKRQFDDVNMTGPASKRPRSQPFSSLVANRPDDHMSMNDSYSRSHDQGAARGQNEGVIDISEESVELVNVGPAARDPDGWPVNTDLPPLKTSSSVSVAHQQGGNSDIQIIDVQSIRRDQQNTFGRMEDSRSDTLGAGTSSGLSERHSHIPSTVRHMEDSNKYMSSTTARENIVRSSPLSSSPPKSVQKQRIGTEDIHRSFALGSAVAAASDHGPFSIPSSSSYKSADIAHNLYEKTHNSDTNSTNRVSSNKSAEEQSRPAPSPEPIIVKLEDETTESESIELYIQNPSNDSFSQDPGGDSLGEFDPDLSNDDSMSMEHGQPNFTMDDQSQGMKGRREVRSPFKQYCASFQCKKCGNSFSNAESLVKHLREVEKKRYVKVCNCGEVFFLMRTYRYHLQVKHGVVTSCPQCSICGSYFQDNYNLNRHMMTHRSAFMCNNCGEMCKNQTGLALHLRYCKSQTQDDTSSDCADRKLQ
- the LOC128183581 gene encoding uncharacterized protein LOC128183581 isoform X1 produces the protein MSYQKVYMNQIYSSSIMRQVAQMWKNQLLCDAVIKTGNIQTKAHRLVLIAACPMLQDRENASVGSHLEVRLNSDISEAAVNTFLQYLYEGYMMLTEENCREVEKIAKMLHVDSVTKCCSDFQKCMNAKRGYSSYQGLNFDLQDSVDFRFVYTTDLQKMAPDSHNKRQFDDVNMTGPASKRPRSQPFSSLVANRPDDHMSMNDSYSRSHDQGAARGQNEGVIDISEESVELVNVGPAARDPDGWPVNTDLPPLKTSSSVSVAHQQGGNSDIQIIDVQSIRRDQQNTFGRMEDSRSDTLGAGTSSGLSERHSHIPSTVRHMEDSNKYMSSTTARENIVRSSPLSSSPPKSVQKQRIGTEDIHRSFALGSAVAAASDHGPFSIPSSSSYKSADIAHNLYEKTHNSDTNSTNRVSSNKSAEEQSRPAPSPEPIIVKLEDETTESESIELYIQNPSNDSFSQDPGGDSLGEFDPDLSNDDSMSMEHGQPNFTMDDQSQDPAYRSTRHITEEKRKEGNQACKQSCESKGQNRSYYDADNEIRKLSSSMNGLNNRFSQLCESSASIQYMVEELVDSSNTIEKLLINMTPGLSDEPEMEGEDTIVLGNETAVRESNTNESVSLGKELTKENRKTTPTEMESFIAMAAESCKVQAATKTKDSFSDIPKTYRISYATLRELKAGSKNAAVFAGNIIKKLFPELFGPSGLRFKYSFFGGGKLKKNELDRQRKSYMRRYITAMYSEISSEGDWKDIVNRVNEILRRPAQSVPRNSKGSAEKANE